The Undibacterium cyanobacteriorum genomic sequence TTTCGCATTCAGTTTGCTGATCGCTTCCGACAAATAATTGCGCACCGTCCCTTCAGAGAGATGCATGACTTTGGCGATCTCTCCACTCGTTGAACCAGTGCCCGCCAAACGCAAAACTTGACGTTCGCGTTCACTCAAAGGATCTTGCGGCCCCCCCCAACTTTCCATTGCTAATTCGGGTGCAATCGCTTTGCCACCAGCATGCACCGTGCGAATCGCTTTCGCCAAGTCCTCAGCTGGAGCATCTTTCAACATATAACCGCGCACACCATTCGACATCGCACGTTTGAGATATCCAGCCCGCGCAAACGTAGTCAGCACGATGACCTTGCTGGGCAATTTACGTTCGGCGATTTCAGCCGCAAGTTCTAAACCTGTCATCAAGGGCATTTCAATATCCGTGATCACGACATCAGGGCGAAGTTGTTCGCACATGGTCAATGCCTCTTTGCCGTTCCTCGCTTGCCC encodes the following:
- a CDS encoding response regulator transcription factor; translation: MIKIMLAEDQVMVAGALAALLKLEGDIEVVGQARNGKEALTMCEQLRPDVVITDIEMPLMTGLELAAEIAERKLPSKVIVLTTFARAGYLKRAMSNGVRGYMLKDAPAEDLAKAIRTVHAGGKAIAPELAMESWGGPQDPLSERERQVLRLAGTGSTSGEIAKVMHLSEGTVRNYLSEAISKLNAKNRVEAYRMARDEGWL